In Rothia mucilaginosa, one genomic interval encodes:
- the pknB gene encoding Stk1 family PASTA domain-containing Ser/Thr kinase, with amino-acid sequence MDLSVPDTVDNRYKVLEVIGTGAMATVYAAEDTRLGRKVALKILRPEQAQDDTFRARFKREAEAVASLNNPAIVAVYDTGSYNPSQDGGESSSEEGTAIPYIVMEYVEGHTLRSILSRGGHLPVRDALGYSEQLLGALQYSHSMGIIHRDIKPANIMVLERTSEDIAKGQPGQIKVMDFGISRAIEEAGEALTKANVVMGSARYMSPEQVSGKDVDARSDLYSAACVIYEMIAGRSPFDAESNVDLAAKHLSDTPEPPSKFTPLEVPAGLDAVILKGLAKNPDERYQSAAEFAQALVSVVRPGEETVVQDAAMTTAFVPSATTASLGEDYAPYTTSITEASVEDGGLNGFFEYEDDEELYDDEEYAEYDESSPRKRAWVRFLVGTLIAALLVFSVGSVLYYQNKLNEVPQVPVPAVVNVSRDDADNQLRNRGFVVEYRTAYSDNIKKGDVISVDPGVGSKVNKGSTVTVTVSSGPEKVKLPDNLQGQSEAYVRNALKDLGLVDGRVSTVESASVPAGMVVELSPEKGSTDDKGAQTVEAGSTVNIVLSSGKVKVPSLVGLTKDQAIAALTAQDVLLNTNIETVQTNERPAGTVLSQSSAAGTLVAQNSTVTIRVAATPTQTTAPTQQATQPAASTGNQNATTGNQNQQRQATQQATQPAASTGNQNATTGNQNQQRSTATATPAPAASATAGTRTIQGTNANTNANANNTNANANAR; translated from the coding sequence ATGGACCTGTCGGTTCCCGACACGGTTGATAACCGTTACAAGGTACTCGAGGTAATCGGTACCGGTGCGATGGCAACCGTTTATGCTGCTGAGGATACTCGCCTCGGCCGCAAGGTTGCGCTTAAGATTCTGCGCCCGGAGCAGGCCCAGGACGATACGTTCCGCGCACGCTTTAAGCGTGAGGCGGAGGCTGTGGCGTCTCTGAACAATCCTGCGATTGTTGCTGTCTATGACACTGGTTCGTATAACCCCTCGCAGGATGGTGGGGAGTCTTCTTCGGAAGAGGGCACCGCTATTCCTTATATTGTGATGGAGTACGTGGAGGGTCATACTCTGCGTTCCATTCTGTCTCGTGGCGGTCACCTGCCGGTCCGTGATGCTTTGGGGTATTCCGAGCAGCTGCTGGGTGCTTTGCAGTACAGCCACTCGATGGGCATTATTCACCGCGACATTAAGCCGGCGAATATTATGGTGCTGGAGCGTACCAGCGAGGACATTGCTAAGGGTCAGCCGGGCCAGATTAAGGTCATGGATTTCGGTATTTCCCGTGCCATTGAGGAAGCTGGCGAGGCGCTGACCAAGGCTAACGTGGTGATGGGTAGCGCACGCTACATGTCTCCGGAGCAGGTCAGCGGCAAGGATGTTGATGCCCGTAGTGACCTGTACTCTGCTGCGTGCGTGATTTACGAGATGATTGCTGGTCGTTCTCCGTTTGACGCTGAGTCGAATGTTGATCTGGCGGCTAAGCACCTCTCTGACACTCCTGAGCCTCCGAGCAAGTTCACTCCGCTTGAGGTTCCGGCGGGTCTGGATGCTGTGATTCTGAAGGGTCTGGCGAAGAACCCGGATGAGCGTTATCAGAGTGCTGCTGAGTTCGCTCAGGCTTTGGTGTCGGTTGTTCGCCCGGGTGAAGAGACCGTAGTTCAGGATGCAGCGATGACTACTGCTTTTGTTCCTTCGGCGACTACCGCTTCCTTGGGTGAGGATTACGCTCCGTACACCACCTCGATTACTGAGGCTTCGGTGGAGGACGGCGGCCTCAACGGCTTCTTCGAGTACGAAGACGATGAGGAACTGTACGACGATGAGGAGTACGCGGAGTACGATGAGTCTTCGCCGCGTAAGCGTGCGTGGGTTCGTTTCCTCGTGGGTACTCTGATTGCGGCTCTGCTGGTTTTCAGTGTCGGCTCGGTTCTGTACTACCAGAACAAGCTCAATGAGGTTCCGCAGGTTCCGGTTCCGGCTGTGGTGAATGTTTCCCGTGATGATGCCGATAACCAGCTGCGTAACCGAGGCTTCGTGGTGGAGTACCGCACGGCTTACTCTGACAACATCAAGAAGGGCGACGTTATCAGCGTTGACCCGGGTGTCGGTTCAAAGGTTAATAAGGGTTCGACTGTGACCGTGACTGTTTCTAGCGGTCCGGAGAAGGTCAAGTTGCCGGATAACCTGCAGGGTCAGAGTGAGGCGTATGTCCGTAACGCTCTGAAGGACCTGGGTCTGGTGGATGGCCGCGTCTCCACTGTGGAGAGCGCTTCCGTTCCTGCCGGTATGGTTGTGGAACTGTCCCCGGAGAAGGGCTCGACCGATGATAAGGGTGCTCAGACCGTTGAGGCTGGTAGCACCGTGAACATCGTCCTGTCCTCCGGTAAGGTGAAGGTCCCCTCGCTGGTGGGTCTGACCAAGGATCAGGCTATTGCTGCTCTGACTGCTCAGGATGTTCTGCTGAACACCAACATTGAGACCGTTCAGACCAATGAGCGTCCTGCTGGTACCGTGCTTTCGCAGAGCTCTGCGGCGGGTACTCTGGTGGCTCAGAACAGCACCGTGACGATTCGTGTGGCGGCTACTCCGACTCAGACGACTGCACCGACTCAGCAGGCTACTCAGCCGGCTGCGTCGACCGGTAACCAGAACGCTACTACTGGCAACCAGAACCAGCAGCGTCAGGCTACCCAGCAGGCTACTCAGCCGGCTGCATCGACCGGTAACCAGAACGCTACTACTGGCAACCAGAACCAGCAGCGTTCTACCGCTACGGCTACTCCGGCACCGGCTGCGTCCGCCACTGCGGGTACCCGTACGATTCAGGGTACTAACGCGAATACCAATGCCAATGCGAACAACACAAACGCTAACGCAAATGCCCGCTAA
- a CDS encoding aminodeoxychorismate/anthranilate synthase component II yields the protein MTRILVIDNYDSFVFTLVGYIQQLGAETTVIRNDEYDLDTVIKLAEEHDGVLVSPGPGAPAEAGVIIDTIRWAAEAKKPLLGVCLGHQAIAEAFGGTVTHAPELMHGKTSQLVHDNVSVFKDVPCPFTATRYHSLAVVPETMPDVLETTSTTDNGIIMGLRHREAPMHGVQFHPESVLTESGYLMLGNWLEETGLQGAAERSKSLSPLMA from the coding sequence ATGACCCGCATCCTTGTTATCGACAACTACGACAGCTTCGTGTTCACCCTCGTCGGCTACATTCAGCAGCTCGGCGCCGAAACCACCGTCATCCGTAACGACGAATACGACCTTGACACCGTCATCAAGCTCGCCGAAGAACACGATGGCGTGCTCGTCTCTCCCGGCCCCGGTGCCCCCGCAGAGGCAGGCGTCATCATCGACACCATCCGCTGGGCCGCCGAAGCAAAGAAGCCGCTGCTGGGCGTCTGCCTGGGCCACCAGGCCATTGCTGAGGCATTCGGCGGCACCGTCACCCACGCCCCCGAGCTGATGCACGGCAAGACCTCGCAGCTGGTGCACGATAACGTGTCCGTCTTCAAGGACGTGCCCTGCCCCTTCACCGCAACCCGCTACCACTCCCTGGCGGTTGTACCCGAAACCATGCCCGACGTCCTGGAAACCACCTCCACGACCGACAACGGCATCATCATGGGCCTGCGCCACCGTGAAGCCCCCATGCACGGCGTGCAGTTCCACCCCGAATCGGTCCTGACCGAAAGCGGATACCTCATGCTCGGCAACTGGCTCGAAGAAACCGGCCTGCAGGGCGCCGCAGAACGCTCTAAGAGCCTCTCACCCCTCATGGCCTAG